The nucleotide sequence ACCTTCATCACATTTTCACGCTGTAGCTTATGAAAGGGGGTCGAAACGATAATTTCTTCCATTTCAATGGCACTGGATGCCAATTGGGCATCATAAGTGTTGTTGCCGGTCGTGATTAAAATAGACTTCGACAAAGTTTGAAAACCAATGTGGGAGATAACAATCTTATAGCTCCCCGTTGGCAGGTTGTTCAATTCATAACTTCCGTTTTCATCGGTGACCGTACCCTTTTCCAACTGTGGAAAATAGACCTCCGCACCAAATAATTTCGTGTTTCCCCTTGGATCGGTAACAGTTCCCGATAAAGCGTTTTGGGCGTGTACATAAGTTCCCAACATTGCAAAAAGCAATGCATATATAAAGCGTTCCATAATAATTATGATTTAAAGTAATTCTTAAAATAAGGTGCTGTAAATCGAGGTAATTATGAAAGTTGGGGTGGTCCCCTAAGTACAAAATGTAGTTTTTGGTATTTGCTTAAAAAGAAGTAGAAATTGTTGGTATTCTCCCTAGTGATTTCAGGGGTATAAGGTGTAAAGGCAATTAAGAAAGGAGTGAACTGAGGGGAGAGATGGAACTTTTGAAAATCACAATCCAACTCGGCTTCATGCACGTGAAGGCTATCGGCTTCGGTACACTCTTCGGAATGGTGTTCGTAAAGGGCGTGTGCAAGTTTAGTGATCGAAGGTGCAAGGATACAGACCACCAGCAAAACGGAAATCGTTGAAGTTAAAATGCCGATGATTTTATTCATGCCACAAAACTAGAAAAAATTACAGTAGTCGTTTCGTTAAAGAATTGGTAAATTATTTAAGCAAGAAGCCTAGGCCAAGCCTGTGGATCATTTTCTTTTCAAAATTCCAGAAGAACCGAAACTGACCAAAGAGCCATCCAAAGGCCACCAAAAGCACTTGGTAAATAGGGAATATCAAGAAAATACGTGCCGTCCAGTATAACCAGGCACTCGTAGTTTCGCTGTCAAGACCTATAAAAGAAGTAATGGGGGCAGCAAGTTTGGTAGCACAGGAGCCGGTAATGGCAAAGACCAAAAAAATGACGGCTAACTGAAAATTGGAGTCTACGCCCCAGCGTTGTTTAAGTTTTTTCATAACAAGAATCTAGACAAATATAGGGAATCAAATTCTTGGTACAAAAGGCCCTAGTCGCTGATTGTATTTTCTTTGGAAATAAATAAAGTAATTATAGAGCTTGTAATTCACCTCGTAGCCGTAATCCGTATGAAAATCATAGTTGATCTGCTGCTCATAAAGATTGGGGTCATAGCGCATGGGCTGCATTACCCTTTGGTTGTAGTTGGTGACGAAAATCTGGTTTCTGCTTTCAAGAAACTCTTGGGAGTAATAGTTTCGGGGTTTGGCTATGCTCTCTAACCAAAAATTGAAACCGGGTTCAATGATGATAATTTCGTATTCGGTGGCATCGTCGGCAATTTTTACCGTATCCGCCTCCTTTTGACGAAAGGCAGCTTTCTCTT is from Zobellia galactanivorans and encodes:
- a CDS encoding DUF6146 family protein; the protein is MKKIYLVLGTLGLFFVMIAGSCSSSKETVISDKEKAAFRQKEADTVKIADDATEYEIIIIEPGFNFWLESIAKPRNYYSQEFLESRNQIFVTNYNQRVMQPMRYDPNLYEQQINYDFHTDYGYEVNYKLYNYFIYFQRKYNQRLGPFVPRI
- a CDS encoding DUF6787 family protein, translated to MKKLKQRWGVDSNFQLAVIFLVFAITGSCATKLAAPITSFIGLDSETTSAWLYWTARIFLIFPIYQVLLVAFGWLFGQFRFFWNFEKKMIHRLGLGFLLK